In Oligoflexia bacterium, the following are encoded in one genomic region:
- a CDS encoding RsmE family RNA methyltransferase, producing MFEAQTFRLHFETLNKDSSELGLDKNQAHWIKRVLRKNDGDTFEALNGNGGVAQVRLNGNACEVISFKQHTRKLCQMDFYIAMVALDKAKLIVEKLTEIGAASIHFVKSKRSNKILDEKKHKEKLEIKAIESIKQCGNPYLPKIYMHKSLSMLLNETAAQAYKFFLNENEIECYLSLPKLSSKESVIVSVGPEASWDRVEKQQFLDHGFESVSLGPNVLRVETAAIVAAAQVLALSNVNNSPENKK from the coding sequence ATGTTTGAGGCACAAACTTTTAGATTGCATTTTGAAACACTAAATAAAGATAGTTCAGAGTTGGGGTTAGATAAAAATCAAGCACACTGGATAAAACGTGTATTAAGAAAAAATGATGGCGATACATTTGAGGCTCTTAATGGCAATGGAGGAGTTGCGCAAGTAAGATTAAACGGTAATGCATGTGAAGTTATTTCATTTAAGCAACACACAAGAAAACTATGCCAAATGGATTTTTACATTGCAATGGTTGCTTTAGATAAAGCAAAATTGATTGTAGAAAAACTAACAGAAATAGGTGCAGCGTCTATTCATTTTGTTAAAAGTAAAAGAAGTAATAAAATCTTGGATGAAAAAAAACATAAAGAAAAATTAGAAATTAAGGCAATAGAGTCAATTAAGCAGTGCGGTAATCCATACTTACCAAAAATTTACATGCATAAAAGCTTATCAATGTTGTTAAATGAGACAGCTGCACAAGCATATAAATTTTTTCTAAATGAAAACGAAATTGAATGTTATTTGTCCTTACCTAAGCTGAGTTCAAAAGAAAGCGTCATTGTATCAGTTGGGCCAGAAGCTTCATGGGATAGAGTTGAGAAACAACAATTTTTAGACCATGGTTTTGAGTCTGTATCATTGGGACCAAATGTTTTAAGAGTTGAAACTGCAGCAATAGTAGCAGCAGCACAAGTACTTGCCTTGAGTAACGTAAATAACAGTCCTGAAAATAAAAAGTAA
- a CDS encoding FHA domain-containing protein, producing the protein MLNKNKKSSQRSSDFDQQPCLYVLNGFDTGKMIHIYQQSMSIGSTKTNDIVLRGQGVDDMHARLDIVDRKNITLSNYSNNYPTLINGQIINQTSIKASDQIQIGELKLELVFKTHNELSMYEFSIKKNMLDASGLLLKKDFLKQQLTKEIEYAKKIEQTVSCAMLSINVDSFDKDIKQYIQLIQKSSRSYDLLSHYKDNIFCLVLKNTALDNALVFAKRLSNNFLDNYGSKVQINMGISTSQNHQLTDADLMMANAFGYLQEACRRSKESIVSQRNI; encoded by the coding sequence ATGTTAAATAAGAATAAAAAGTCGTCACAACGTAGTTCTGATTTTGATCAGCAACCTTGCCTCTATGTTCTCAATGGATTTGATACAGGGAAAATGATTCATATTTATCAACAATCTATGAGTATTGGGTCAACGAAGACTAATGATATCGTTTTAAGAGGTCAAGGTGTTGATGATATGCATGCTCGTTTAGATATTGTAGATAGAAAAAATATTACTTTGAGTAATTACTCTAATAACTATCCTACGCTTATTAATGGCCAAATCATTAACCAAACCAGTATTAAAGCGAGCGATCAAATTCAAATTGGTGAGTTAAAATTGGAGTTGGTTTTTAAAACGCATAATGAATTAAGTATGTATGAGTTTAGTATTAAAAAAAACATGTTAGATGCCTCTGGCCTATTGTTAAAAAAAGACTTTTTAAAGCAACAATTAACTAAAGAGATAGAGTACGCTAAAAAAATAGAGCAAACAGTTAGTTGCGCTATGCTAAGTATAAATGTTGATTCTTTTGATAAAGACATTAAACAATATATACAACTTATTCAAAAGAGTTCTAGAAGTTATGATTTGTTGAGTCACTATAAAGATAATATTTTTTGTTTAGTTTTGAAAAATACTGCTTTAGACAATGCATTGGTGTTTGCAAAACGTTTAAGCAATAATTTTTTAGATAATTATGGTTCTAAGGTACAAATTAATATGGGTATCAGTACTTCTCAAAATCATCAATTGACGGATGCAGATTTGATGATGGCCAATGCATTTGGCTATCTTCAAGAAGCTTGTAGGCGCTCAAAAGAGAGTATTGTTAGTCAAAGAAATATATAA